Proteins encoded within one genomic window of Cucumis sativus cultivar 9930 chromosome 3, Cucumber_9930_V3, whole genome shotgun sequence:
- the LOC101222851 gene encoding 60S ribosome subunit biogenesis protein NIP7 homolog, with protein MRPLDEQETTVVFEKLHKFTGNNLKNIVENPSHEGTEPNPGRYCFRLHKNKVYYVSDSLVKRATNVARSNLVSLGTCIGKFTHGGSFHLTVQSLGLLSPNAKHKVWLKPTSEMSFLYGNHVLKGGLGRITENIVPGDGVVVYSMSDVPLGFGIAAKSTQDCRKLDPNGIVVLHQSDIGEYLRMEDEL; from the coding sequence ATGAGGCCTTTAGACGAGCAAGAGACCACCGTCGTGTTCGAAAAGCTTCACAAATTCACAGGTAACAACCTCAAGAACATCGTCGAGAATCCCTCTCACGAGGGCACCGAACCAAATCCCGGCCGCTACTGCTTTCGCCTCCACAAGAACAAGGTCTATTACGTCAGTGACTCCCTCGTCAAGCGAGCTACCAACGTAGCCCGCTCCAACCTCGTCTCTCTCGGAACCTGCATCGGAAAGTTCACTCATGGCGGCAGTTTTCATCTCACTGTCCAGTCATTAGGGCTATTGTCCCCCAATGCCAAGCACAAGGTTTGGCTTAAACCAACCTCCGAGATGTCCTTTCTGTATGGAAACCATGTTTTAAAAGGCGGCTTAGGACGGATTACTGAAAATATTGTTCCCGGTGATGGGGTCGTCGTGTATTCTATGTCGGATGTGCCTTTGGGATTTGGAATTGCGGCAAAATCCACGCAGGATTGTAGGAAATTGGACCCAAATGGGATTGTGGTTCTACACCAATCGGATATTGGAGAGTATTTGAGGATGGAGGACGAGCTTTAA
- the LOC101223088 gene encoding CAP-Gly domain-containing linker protein 1 gives MADSDSSTPSPAPLSAKKENLTPIGSKITELNESRSELLNRIQSLKQDLQNWRSKLDTQVHTYRSELSELKKSLNVEVEHLRTEFQELRTTLQQQQEDVTTSLRNLGLQDVSVDNNETQHQHPVGSPDKEDADEAKKDNLTEEKGNEAEN, from the exons ATGGCCGACTCCGACTCTTCCACTCCTTCCCCTGCTCCTCTATCAGCA AAAAAGGAGAATCTAACCCCCATTGGCTCCAAAATTACg GAATTGAACGAATCAAGATCAGAGCTGCTTAATAGAATTCAATCTCTTAAGCAG GATCTCCAGAATTGGAGGTCAAAGCTAGACACGCAAGTTCATACCTACCGCAGT GAACTCTCTGAACTCAAGAAATCACTTAATGTTGAAGTAGAGCACCTTCGCACG GAATTCCAAGAACTAAGGACTACGCTTCAGCAGCAACAAGAAGATGTGACTACTAGCTTGAGGAACTTGGGT CTTCAGGATGTTTCTGTGGACAATAATGAGACACAACATCAACATCCAGTAGGAAGCCCCGACAAGGAAGATGCAGACGAGGCTAAGAAGGATAACTTAACAGAGGAGAAAGGTAATGAAGCTGAGAATTAA
- the LOC101211229 gene encoding heavy metal-associated isoprenylated plant protein 35 — protein sequence MAVVCSEAAPSQPLRAQVWVLKVSIHCEGCKRKVKKVLQSIDGVYTTIIDSDQQKVTVTGNVSLETLTKRLGKAGKHAEIWPEKQAGKEKQSIKMLETNKGKDQENVRSPGTNKASAKKVEFKVSPVKKNHEEQNNKSKNIGSSPKKPPAREATPASGSKGSTTGQEGCSPDKSSEKRKMKGHPGNNISDKSSSIPQNGHGLFNEDLEVGLKNGNPMTHQIYTGPKGYIFPPPILGLNYNAPHLGKGPEFFYHVPPIPYSYSNDPTDNYEDQAKPQTYLDYFSEENAHGCFIM from the exons ATGGCTGTGGTATGTTCTGAAGCAGCACCCTCACAACCACTCAGAGCACAG GTTTGGGTCTTGAAAGTTTCTATTCACTGTGAAGGGTGCAAGAGGAAGGTTAAAAAGGTTCTACAGAGCATTGATG GCGTTTATACGACCATTATTGACTCAGACCAACAGAAAGTTACAGTCACTGGAAATGTTAGTCTTGAGACTCTGACCAAGAGGTTGGGAAAGGCAGGTAAACATGCGGAAATATGGCCAGAAAAGCAAGCGGGAAAAGAGAAACAGAGCATCAAGATGTTGGAGACTAACAAAGGGAAAGACCAAGAAAATGTAAGAAGTCCAGGTACTAATAAAGCTTCAGCAAAGAAGGTTGAGTTTAAGGTCAGCCCTGTCAAGAAAAACCATGAAGAACAGAATAACAAGTCAAAGAATATTGGAAGCTCTCCCAAGAAACCTCCGGCCAGGGAGGCCACGCCGGCTTCCGGCTCCAAGGGCAGTACTACTGGACAAGAGGGTTGTTCTCCAGACAAAAGTAgtgaaaagaggaaaatgaagGGGCATCCAGGTAATAACATTAGTGATAAATCAAGTTCAATCCCCCAAAATGGACATGGGCTATTCAATGAGGATCTAGAAGTGGGCCTAAAAAATGGTAACCCAATGACACACCAAATATACACAGGCCCAAAGGGTTATATTTTCCCTCCACCTATTTTGGGGTTAAATTACAATGCGCCTCATTTAGGTAAAGGTCCTGAATTTTTTTACCATGTCCCACCGATtccatattcatattcaaatGATCCGACAGACAACTATGAGGATCAAGCAAAGCCACAGACGTACCTGGATTATTTCAGTGAAGAGAATGCCCATGGATGCTTCATCATGTGA
- the LOC101202885 gene encoding probable protein phosphatase 2C 40 produces MLQEASTKPEGELEVSFGYKCNGNIGEIHDVSDKLEIQSGLQRVSSFSCLSGAALSANATLANTNICNGLIGEEILPTWDSPNSFRKVPSSPTLSRLDILSTSLQSSLSNLSCSPSTPTSDYDSYLLKSMSSPSGGEGFLNVKEVQVAGGAAGEDRVQAVCSEENGWLFCAIYDGFNGRDAADFLAGTLYETIVFYFNLLDWEAKNETSDGLDMHGSHLLDDSNITQGRFSPMGNNSKISSDIHNVLENHSYAKAGMKNYPLRHGVFDSLQRALSQTENDFLHMVEQEMEDRPDLVSVGSCVLVVLLHGKDLYTLNLGDSRAVLATLDEGSMRRNRGLKAVQLTESHTVDNELERAQLQHDHPDDPTIIVGGKVKGKLKVTRAFGVGYLKTKKFNDALMGILRVRNLISPPYISTQPALSIHRISKSDCFVIVGSDGLFDFFGNEEAVNLVHSYILSNPTGDPAKFLLEQLLLKAANCAGFSKEELITIPAGRRRKYHDDVTVIIIILGTNQRTTRASTSM; encoded by the exons ATGCTTCAAGAAGCTTCAACAAAACCCGAGGGAGAACTTGAAGTTAGCTTCGGTTATAAATGCAATGGCAACATAGGTGAAATTCATGATGTTTCTGACAAGTTGGAGATTCAGTCTGGACTTCAAAGGGTGAGCAGTTTCTCTTGCTTATCTGGGGCTGCCTTGAGTGCGAATGCCACCCTAGCGAACACAAATATATGCAATGGGTTGATAGGAGAAGAAATTCTGCCAACCTGGGATTCTCCTAACTCCTTCCGTAAGGTTCCCTCATCGCCTACTCTTTCAAGGTTGGATATACTGTCAACGTCTCTGCAGAGTAGTCTGTCAAACTTAAGTTGCAGTCCATCTACCCCGACCTCTGATTATGATTCATACTTGTTGAAATCCATGAGTTCTCCATCTGGAGGTGAAGGTTTCCTTAATGTTAAGGAAGTGCAAGTGGCAGGTGGAGCTGCTGGTGAGGACAGGGTCCAAGCTGTTTGTTCTGAAGAAAATGGATGGCTATTTTGTGCAATTTATGATGGTTTTAACGGAAGAGATGCTGCTGATTTTCTTGCTGGCACATTGTATGAAactattgtattttattttaatctactAGATTGGGAAGCCAAGAATGAAACCTCTGACGGTTTAGACATGCATGGTTCACATCTTCTTGATGATAGTAACATTACTCAAGGAAGATTTTCTCCTATGGGAAACAATAGTAAAATTTCTTCAGATATCCACAATGTGTTAGAGAACCATTCATATGCCAAAGCAGGAATGAAAAACTACCCTCTAAGGCATGGGGTGTTCGATAGCCTCCAGCGTGCTCTTAGTCAAACAGAGAATGATTTTCTGCACATGGTAGAACAGGAAATGGAGGACCGCCCTGATTTAGTTTCTGTTGGGTCATGTGTTTTAGTTGTTCTTCTTCATGGAAAGGATTTGTACACGCTAAATTTGGGTGATAGTAGAGCAGTACTAGCTACCCTTGATGAAGGTTCTATGAGAAGGAATAGGGGTCTGAAAGCTGTCCAGCTCACTGAGAGTCACACTGTGGATAATGAACTTGAAAGAGCTCAGTTACAACATGATCATCCCGATGATCCGACAATAATCGTTGGTGGCAAAGTCAAAGGAAAACTGAAGGTGACTCGTGCTTTTGGAGTTGGCTACTTGAAGACG aaaaaatttaatgatgcTTTGATGGGTATTCTTCGAGTTCGTAACCTAATAAGCCCTCCCTATATTTCCACTCAACCAGCATTGTCTATCCATAGGATATCAAAATCAGATTGCTTTGTTATAGTTGGAAGTGATGGtttatttgacttttttgGCAATGAGGAGGCAGTGAACCTTGTCCATTCGTATATCTTGAGCAACCCAACTGGTGATCCTGCAAAATTTTTACTGGAGCAGCTTCTGTTGAAAGCAGCTAATTGTGCAG GTTTTAGCAAGGAAGAGTTAATTACCATTCCAGCCGGCAGGAGAAGGAAATATCATGATGATGTAACTGTTATAATAATCATCCTTGGAACAAATCAGCGCACCACAAGGGCATCAACTAGCATGTAA
- the LOC101203366 gene encoding 40S ribosomal protein S21-2 translates to MQNEEGKITELYIPRKCSATNRLITSKDHASVQINIGHLDENGIYTGQFSTFALCGFIRAQGDADSALDRLWQKKKVEVRQQ, encoded by the exons ATGCAGAACGAAGAGGGTAAAATCACAGAGCTTTATATTCCCAGAAAATG CTCCGCAACGAATCGCCTGATTACTTCCAAGGACCATGCTTCTGTTCAGATCAACATTGGGCATTTGGATGAGAATGGCATCTACACTGGGcaattttctacttttgctCTCTGTGGTTTCATTCGGGCCCAG GGAGATGCTGACAGTGCACTGGATCGCCTCTGGcagaagaagaaagttgaaGTGCGTCAACAATAG